A part of Salmo salar chromosome ssa18, Ssal_v3.1, whole genome shotgun sequence genomic DNA contains:
- the LOC106577086 gene encoding polymeric immunoglobulin receptor isoform X4: MAPHLLLVLRILFFLTGLSDTQSVSTVSHVSVKQGSSITIPCLYDQRYSINVKYWCKGYYWISCSTVVRTDHPKTSGKTTISDDINQPIFTVTMRRLSSSDSDYYWCILERKNKADDGVRLQISVTPGTPELYVDQQELTGVVGGSVTVLCYYSKLGSSGRWCRMGGSCVAVGHSGDLDGTFVKLVQEQRETTNGYVLMVNMSGLIMENTGWYWFEKGDLQMPVHITVNQPTTTQSTTTTITITPSVTNRDNVVTNENTDEKHQSLLVVLFIPLSLLVVLIAGTLVTWKMFRKHKDKKAKDQPPNTTVQPADPEQNITYSTVSHISGTAQQDLNPERHGDLYSTVIPMQHRTAQRATEPDYVVYSTVTQHQRYRPEP, encoded by the exons ATGGCTCCACATCTCCTCCTTGTCCTGCGCATCCTTTTCTTCCTCACCGGACTCTCAG atacacagaGTGTGTCCACAGTGAGTCATGTGTCTGTAAAGCAAGGAAGCTCCATCACCATCCCATGTCTCTATGATCAGAGATATAGTATCAATGTGAAGTACTGGTGTAAGGGATATTATTGGATAAGTTGCTCTACTGTTGTACGCACTGATCATCCTAAAACCAGTGGAAAGACCACAATCTCTGATGACATCAACCAACCGATCTTCACTGTGACCATGAGACGTCTTAGTTCTAGTGATTCTGATTATTACTGGTGTATTTTGGAGAGGAAGAACAAGGCAGATGATGGGGTTAGACTGCAGATATCTGTTACTCCAG GTACTCCAGAACTCTATGTGGACCAACAAGAGCTGACTGGAGTTGTAGGAGGGAGTGTCACCGTGCTCTGTTACTATAGTAAACTTGGAAGCAGCGGGAGGTGGTGCAGGATGGGAGGCTCTTGTGTGGCTGTGGGACATTCTGGGGATTTAGATGGAACATTTGTGAAGTTAGTGCAGGAGCAGAGAGAAACCACCAACGGTTATGTCTTAATGGTGAATATGAGTGGATTGATTATGGAGAACACTGGCTGGTACTGGTTTGAAAAGGGAGACCTACAGATGCCTGTTCATATCACTGTCAATCAACCAACCACAACAcagagcaccaccaccaccatcacaa TTACCCCTTCTGTTACAAACCGTGACAATGTTGTAACTAATGAGAACACAGATGAGAAGCACCAGAG TTTGCTGGTAGTCCTGTTCATTCCTCTGAGCCTGTTGGTGGTGTTGATAGCTGGTACCTTGGTCACATGGAAGATGTTCAGAAAACATA AGGACAAGAAGGCAAAGGACCAACCACCAAACACCACAGTA CAGCCTGCTGACCCTGAGCAGAACATTACCTACAGCACTGTGAGTCACATCAGTGGAACAGCACAACAG GACCTAAACCCTGAGAGACATGGTGACTTATACAGCACTGTGATTCCTATGCAGCACAGGACAGCACAAAGG GCAACAGAACCAGACTATGTGGTCTACAGCACAGTGACCCAACACCAGAGATACA gacctgagccctag
- the LOC106577086 gene encoding polymeric immunoglobulin receptor isoform X6 produces MAPHLLLVLRILFFLTGLSDTQSVSTVSHVSVKQGSSITIPCLYDQRYSINVKYWCKGYYWISCSTVVRTDHPKTSGKTTISDDINQPIFTVTMRRLSSSDSDYYWCILERKNKADDGVRLQISVTPGTPELYVDQQELTGVVGGSVTVLCYYSKLGSSGRWCRMGGSCVAVGHSGDLDGTFVKLVQEQRETTNGYVLMVNMSGLIMENTGWYWFEKGDLQMPVHITVNQPTTTQSTTTTITITPSVTNRDNVVTNENTDEKHQSLLVVLFIPLSLLVVLIAGTLVTWKMFRKHKDKKAKDQPPNTTVQPADPEQNITYSTDLNPERHGDLYSTVIPMQHRTAQRATEPDYVVYSTVTQHQRYRPEP; encoded by the exons ATGGCTCCACATCTCCTCCTTGTCCTGCGCATCCTTTTCTTCCTCACCGGACTCTCAG atacacagaGTGTGTCCACAGTGAGTCATGTGTCTGTAAAGCAAGGAAGCTCCATCACCATCCCATGTCTCTATGATCAGAGATATAGTATCAATGTGAAGTACTGGTGTAAGGGATATTATTGGATAAGTTGCTCTACTGTTGTACGCACTGATCATCCTAAAACCAGTGGAAAGACCACAATCTCTGATGACATCAACCAACCGATCTTCACTGTGACCATGAGACGTCTTAGTTCTAGTGATTCTGATTATTACTGGTGTATTTTGGAGAGGAAGAACAAGGCAGATGATGGGGTTAGACTGCAGATATCTGTTACTCCAG GTACTCCAGAACTCTATGTGGACCAACAAGAGCTGACTGGAGTTGTAGGAGGGAGTGTCACCGTGCTCTGTTACTATAGTAAACTTGGAAGCAGCGGGAGGTGGTGCAGGATGGGAGGCTCTTGTGTGGCTGTGGGACATTCTGGGGATTTAGATGGAACATTTGTGAAGTTAGTGCAGGAGCAGAGAGAAACCACCAACGGTTATGTCTTAATGGTGAATATGAGTGGATTGATTATGGAGAACACTGGCTGGTACTGGTTTGAAAAGGGAGACCTACAGATGCCTGTTCATATCACTGTCAATCAACCAACCACAACAcagagcaccaccaccaccatcacaa TTACCCCTTCTGTTACAAACCGTGACAATGTTGTAACTAATGAGAACACAGATGAGAAGCACCAGAG TTTGCTGGTAGTCCTGTTCATTCCTCTGAGCCTGTTGGTGGTGTTGATAGCTGGTACCTTGGTCACATGGAAGATGTTCAGAAAACATA AGGACAAGAAGGCAAAGGACCAACCACCAAACACCACAGTA CAGCCTGCTGACCCTGAGCAGAACATTACCTACAGCACT GACCTAAACCCTGAGAGACATGGTGACTTATACAGCACTGTGATTCCTATGCAGCACAGGACAGCACAAAGG GCAACAGAACCAGACTATGTGGTCTACAGCACAGTGACCCAACACCAGAGATACA gacctgagccctag
- the LOC106577086 gene encoding polymeric immunoglobulin receptor isoform X5, with the protein MAPHLLLVLRILFFLTGLSDTQSVSTVSHVSVKQGSSITIPCLYDQRYSINVKYWCKGYYWISCSTVVRTDHPKTSGKTTISDDINQPIFTVTMRRLSSSDSDYYWCILERKNKADDGVRLQISVTPGTPELYVDQQELTGVVGGSVTVLCYYSKLGSSGRWCRMGGSCVAVGHSGDLDGTFVKLVQEQRETTNGYVLMVNMSGLIMENTGWYWFEKGDLQMPVHITVNQPTTTQSTTTTITITPSVTNRDNVVTNENTDEKHQSLLVVLFIPLSLLVVLIAGTLVTWKMFRKHKDKKAKDQPPNTTVPADPEQNITYSTDLNPERHGDLYSTVIPMQHRTAQRATEPDYVVYSTVTQHQRYSRSQKNRRDVGENTG; encoded by the exons ATGGCTCCACATCTCCTCCTTGTCCTGCGCATCCTTTTCTTCCTCACCGGACTCTCAG atacacagaGTGTGTCCACAGTGAGTCATGTGTCTGTAAAGCAAGGAAGCTCCATCACCATCCCATGTCTCTATGATCAGAGATATAGTATCAATGTGAAGTACTGGTGTAAGGGATATTATTGGATAAGTTGCTCTACTGTTGTACGCACTGATCATCCTAAAACCAGTGGAAAGACCACAATCTCTGATGACATCAACCAACCGATCTTCACTGTGACCATGAGACGTCTTAGTTCTAGTGATTCTGATTATTACTGGTGTATTTTGGAGAGGAAGAACAAGGCAGATGATGGGGTTAGACTGCAGATATCTGTTACTCCAG GTACTCCAGAACTCTATGTGGACCAACAAGAGCTGACTGGAGTTGTAGGAGGGAGTGTCACCGTGCTCTGTTACTATAGTAAACTTGGAAGCAGCGGGAGGTGGTGCAGGATGGGAGGCTCTTGTGTGGCTGTGGGACATTCTGGGGATTTAGATGGAACATTTGTGAAGTTAGTGCAGGAGCAGAGAGAAACCACCAACGGTTATGTCTTAATGGTGAATATGAGTGGATTGATTATGGAGAACACTGGCTGGTACTGGTTTGAAAAGGGAGACCTACAGATGCCTGTTCATATCACTGTCAATCAACCAACCACAACAcagagcaccaccaccaccatcacaa TTACCCCTTCTGTTACAAACCGTGACAATGTTGTAACTAATGAGAACACAGATGAGAAGCACCAGAG TTTGCTGGTAGTCCTGTTCATTCCTCTGAGCCTGTTGGTGGTGTTGATAGCTGGTACCTTGGTCACATGGAAGATGTTCAGAAAACATA AGGACAAGAAGGCAAAGGACCAACCACCAAACACCACAGTA CCTGCTGACCCTGAGCAGAACATTACCTACAGCACT GACCTAAACCCTGAGAGACATGGTGACTTATACAGCACTGTGATTCCTATGCAGCACAGGACAGCACAAAGG GCAACAGAACCAGACTATGTGGTCTACAGCACAGTGACCCAACACCAGAGATACAGTAGGTCACAAAAAAACAGACGAGATGTTGGGGAAAATACTGGATGA
- the LOC106577086 gene encoding polymeric immunoglobulin receptor isoform X2, which yields MAPHLLLVLRILFFLTGLSDTQSVSTVSHVSVKQGSSITIPCLYDQRYSINVKYWCKGYYWISCSTVVRTDHPKTSGKTTISDDINQPIFTVTMRRLSSSDSDYYWCILERKNKADDGVRLQISVTPGTPELYVDQQELTGVVGGSVTVLCYYSKLGSSGRWCRMGGSCVAVGHSGDLDGTFVKLVQEQRETTNGYVLMVNMSGLIMENTGWYWFEKGDLQMPVHITVNQPTTTQSTTTTITITPSVTNRDNVVTNENTDEKHQSLLVVLFIPLSLLVVLIAGTLVTWKMFRKHKDKKAKDQPPNTTVPADPEQNITYSTVSHISGTAQQDLNPERHGDLYSTVIPMQHRTAQRATEPDYVVYSTVTQHQRYSRSQKNRRDVGENTG from the exons ATGGCTCCACATCTCCTCCTTGTCCTGCGCATCCTTTTCTTCCTCACCGGACTCTCAG atacacagaGTGTGTCCACAGTGAGTCATGTGTCTGTAAAGCAAGGAAGCTCCATCACCATCCCATGTCTCTATGATCAGAGATATAGTATCAATGTGAAGTACTGGTGTAAGGGATATTATTGGATAAGTTGCTCTACTGTTGTACGCACTGATCATCCTAAAACCAGTGGAAAGACCACAATCTCTGATGACATCAACCAACCGATCTTCACTGTGACCATGAGACGTCTTAGTTCTAGTGATTCTGATTATTACTGGTGTATTTTGGAGAGGAAGAACAAGGCAGATGATGGGGTTAGACTGCAGATATCTGTTACTCCAG GTACTCCAGAACTCTATGTGGACCAACAAGAGCTGACTGGAGTTGTAGGAGGGAGTGTCACCGTGCTCTGTTACTATAGTAAACTTGGAAGCAGCGGGAGGTGGTGCAGGATGGGAGGCTCTTGTGTGGCTGTGGGACATTCTGGGGATTTAGATGGAACATTTGTGAAGTTAGTGCAGGAGCAGAGAGAAACCACCAACGGTTATGTCTTAATGGTGAATATGAGTGGATTGATTATGGAGAACACTGGCTGGTACTGGTTTGAAAAGGGAGACCTACAGATGCCTGTTCATATCACTGTCAATCAACCAACCACAACAcagagcaccaccaccaccatcacaa TTACCCCTTCTGTTACAAACCGTGACAATGTTGTAACTAATGAGAACACAGATGAGAAGCACCAGAG TTTGCTGGTAGTCCTGTTCATTCCTCTGAGCCTGTTGGTGGTGTTGATAGCTGGTACCTTGGTCACATGGAAGATGTTCAGAAAACATA AGGACAAGAAGGCAAAGGACCAACCACCAAACACCACAGTA CCTGCTGACCCTGAGCAGAACATTACCTACAGCACTGTGAGTCACATCAGTGGAACAGCACAACAG GACCTAAACCCTGAGAGACATGGTGACTTATACAGCACTGTGATTCCTATGCAGCACAGGACAGCACAAAGG GCAACAGAACCAGACTATGTGGTCTACAGCACAGTGACCCAACACCAGAGATACAGTAGGTCACAAAAAAACAGACGAGATGTTGGGGAAAATACTGGATGA
- the LOC106577086 gene encoding polymeric immunoglobulin receptor isoform X3, with protein sequence MAPHLLLVLRILFFLTGLSDTQSVSTVSHVSVKQGSSITIPCLYDQRYSINVKYWCKGYYWISCSTVVRTDHPKTSGKTTISDDINQPIFTVTMRRLSSSDSDYYWCILERKNKADDGVRLQISVTPGTPELYVDQQELTGVVGGSVTVLCYYSKLGSSGRWCRMGGSCVAVGHSGDLDGTFVKLVQEQRETTNGYVLMVNMSGLIMENTGWYWFEKGDLQMPVHITVNQPTTTQSTTTTITITPSVTNRDNVVTNENTDEKHQSLLVVLFIPLSLLVVLIAGTLVTWKMFRKHKDKKAKDQPPNTTVQPADPEQNITYSTDLNPERHGDLYSTVIPMQHRTAQRATEPDYVVYSTVTQHQRYSRSQKNRRDVGENTG encoded by the exons ATGGCTCCACATCTCCTCCTTGTCCTGCGCATCCTTTTCTTCCTCACCGGACTCTCAG atacacagaGTGTGTCCACAGTGAGTCATGTGTCTGTAAAGCAAGGAAGCTCCATCACCATCCCATGTCTCTATGATCAGAGATATAGTATCAATGTGAAGTACTGGTGTAAGGGATATTATTGGATAAGTTGCTCTACTGTTGTACGCACTGATCATCCTAAAACCAGTGGAAAGACCACAATCTCTGATGACATCAACCAACCGATCTTCACTGTGACCATGAGACGTCTTAGTTCTAGTGATTCTGATTATTACTGGTGTATTTTGGAGAGGAAGAACAAGGCAGATGATGGGGTTAGACTGCAGATATCTGTTACTCCAG GTACTCCAGAACTCTATGTGGACCAACAAGAGCTGACTGGAGTTGTAGGAGGGAGTGTCACCGTGCTCTGTTACTATAGTAAACTTGGAAGCAGCGGGAGGTGGTGCAGGATGGGAGGCTCTTGTGTGGCTGTGGGACATTCTGGGGATTTAGATGGAACATTTGTGAAGTTAGTGCAGGAGCAGAGAGAAACCACCAACGGTTATGTCTTAATGGTGAATATGAGTGGATTGATTATGGAGAACACTGGCTGGTACTGGTTTGAAAAGGGAGACCTACAGATGCCTGTTCATATCACTGTCAATCAACCAACCACAACAcagagcaccaccaccaccatcacaa TTACCCCTTCTGTTACAAACCGTGACAATGTTGTAACTAATGAGAACACAGATGAGAAGCACCAGAG TTTGCTGGTAGTCCTGTTCATTCCTCTGAGCCTGTTGGTGGTGTTGATAGCTGGTACCTTGGTCACATGGAAGATGTTCAGAAAACATA AGGACAAGAAGGCAAAGGACCAACCACCAAACACCACAGTA CAGCCTGCTGACCCTGAGCAGAACATTACCTACAGCACT GACCTAAACCCTGAGAGACATGGTGACTTATACAGCACTGTGATTCCTATGCAGCACAGGACAGCACAAAGG GCAACAGAACCAGACTATGTGGTCTACAGCACAGTGACCCAACACCAGAGATACAGTAGGTCACAAAAAAACAGACGAGATGTTGGGGAAAATACTGGATGA
- the LOC106577086 gene encoding polymeric immunoglobulin receptor isoform X1 codes for MAPHLLLVLRILFFLTGLSDTQSVSTVSHVSVKQGSSITIPCLYDQRYSINVKYWCKGYYWISCSTVVRTDHPKTSGKTTISDDINQPIFTVTMRRLSSSDSDYYWCILERKNKADDGVRLQISVTPGTPELYVDQQELTGVVGGSVTVLCYYSKLGSSGRWCRMGGSCVAVGHSGDLDGTFVKLVQEQRETTNGYVLMVNMSGLIMENTGWYWFEKGDLQMPVHITVNQPTTTQSTTTTITITPSVTNRDNVVTNENTDEKHQSLLVVLFIPLSLLVVLIAGTLVTWKMFRKHKDKKAKDQPPNTTVQPADPEQNITYSTVSHISGTAQQDLNPERHGDLYSTVIPMQHRTAQRATEPDYVVYSTVTQHQRYSRSQKNRRDVGENTG; via the exons ATGGCTCCACATCTCCTCCTTGTCCTGCGCATCCTTTTCTTCCTCACCGGACTCTCAG atacacagaGTGTGTCCACAGTGAGTCATGTGTCTGTAAAGCAAGGAAGCTCCATCACCATCCCATGTCTCTATGATCAGAGATATAGTATCAATGTGAAGTACTGGTGTAAGGGATATTATTGGATAAGTTGCTCTACTGTTGTACGCACTGATCATCCTAAAACCAGTGGAAAGACCACAATCTCTGATGACATCAACCAACCGATCTTCACTGTGACCATGAGACGTCTTAGTTCTAGTGATTCTGATTATTACTGGTGTATTTTGGAGAGGAAGAACAAGGCAGATGATGGGGTTAGACTGCAGATATCTGTTACTCCAG GTACTCCAGAACTCTATGTGGACCAACAAGAGCTGACTGGAGTTGTAGGAGGGAGTGTCACCGTGCTCTGTTACTATAGTAAACTTGGAAGCAGCGGGAGGTGGTGCAGGATGGGAGGCTCTTGTGTGGCTGTGGGACATTCTGGGGATTTAGATGGAACATTTGTGAAGTTAGTGCAGGAGCAGAGAGAAACCACCAACGGTTATGTCTTAATGGTGAATATGAGTGGATTGATTATGGAGAACACTGGCTGGTACTGGTTTGAAAAGGGAGACCTACAGATGCCTGTTCATATCACTGTCAATCAACCAACCACAACAcagagcaccaccaccaccatcacaa TTACCCCTTCTGTTACAAACCGTGACAATGTTGTAACTAATGAGAACACAGATGAGAAGCACCAGAG TTTGCTGGTAGTCCTGTTCATTCCTCTGAGCCTGTTGGTGGTGTTGATAGCTGGTACCTTGGTCACATGGAAGATGTTCAGAAAACATA AGGACAAGAAGGCAAAGGACCAACCACCAAACACCACAGTA CAGCCTGCTGACCCTGAGCAGAACATTACCTACAGCACTGTGAGTCACATCAGTGGAACAGCACAACAG GACCTAAACCCTGAGAGACATGGTGACTTATACAGCACTGTGATTCCTATGCAGCACAGGACAGCACAAAGG GCAACAGAACCAGACTATGTGGTCTACAGCACAGTGACCCAACACCAGAGATACAGTAGGTCACAAAAAAACAGACGAGATGTTGGGGAAAATACTGGATGA